GCGGCGTGGATCGGCCGGTGGGCGCGCCGTAACATCGAGAAGATCGAACGACGACCGCGCCAACGGCGAGGCGCCGTGAGGTGCGGGGAAGTGACGACGCGCGGGAATCGGAGAAGGGGAACGGAGGAGAGCGGAGACGGTGAGGAGAGAGCGGGGAAGGGGAACAGAGGAGAGCGGAGACGGTGAGGAGAGAGCGGGGAAGGGGAACAGAGGAGAGCGGAGACGGTGAGGAGAGAGCGGAGACGGCGACCGGACGGCGTCAGTTCCGGACGAAGCCGAGGAACACGGCGACGCCGCCGAAGGCGATCAGGCCGCCGACCGCGAGCGCGGCGAGGCCGGTGAGCGCGGATCCGGACCCGCCATCGGCGGCGACCGTCGCGCCGTTGGGGCCGGCGGGGTTGGCGGGCGGGTCGTCGGCGGTGGCCGTCGCGCCGTCGCCGCCCGCGCTCCCGTCGTCGGCGGCGACGACGAGCGTCCCGATCGCGTCGGGTTCACCGCCCGCGGGGGTCGCCCCCGCAGACACCGAGATGTCGTACTCGAAGGGGTCGAGCGACCCGTCGAGCGTCGTCTCGCTCGTGACGTTCGCCGGCCGCGTCTCGCCCGCCTCGGCGACGGCGAGGACGGGCCGGTCGGCGTCGTCGGCCGCACCCGTCCTGACGACGACGACCGCGCGGCCGTCGCCGTTCGTGTCGCGGATCACGGCGCTCGTCTCGTAGTTGACGGCCGCCTCGTCGCCGAGCGTGACCGTCAGCGCGTCGGCGTCGCCGAAGGTGACGGGGACCCGCGCCACGTCGTCCTGGGCGACCTGGACGACGCTCCGAACGTTGATCTCACCGGCGTCGAGCGGCGTCGCGGTCGACTCCTCGCCGTCCGAACCGGACCCGGCCGTCGCGGTCGGACACTCGCCCTCGCAGTCGGCGACCCGACCGTAGGCCTCGGCGAGCGTCTCGTCGTCGCCCCGGACGGTCACCTCGAAGGCGGTGCCGACCGGCACGCTGCTGAAGTCGGCCGGCGCGGAGAACGCGCCGTCGTCGTCGACGGCCGTCTCGACCTGCATGAGGAACGGCGACTTCGACGACCGGGAGGTCACCCGGATCGACAGCGCCGTCCCGGGGTCGAGCGTCGTCTCGCCGGTGATCGACTGCTGGGCGGCCGCGTCGACGACGACCCGACCGTCGCCGTTCGTGTCGATAGTCGTCCCGTCGTGCAGCGGGCGCGGCGTCGCCGTCCCGTCGCTCCCGTCGCCGTCGCCCCCGTTCGAGCGCTCGTCGGCACGCATCAGCGCCAGCGTCCCGATCGCGGTCGGATCCGCGGGGTCGCCCAGCGTGAGGTCGTAGGCCGTCGGCGCGAGCGGGTCGTCGGTGCCCGCGCGTTCGGTCCGATTCTCGATCGCGTCGTCGCCGGCGACGGTGAGGTACGACTCGGGGCCGCCCTCGTCGACGGCGGCGGTGTCGAAGCGGACGAGAACGGTTCCGTCGCCGTCGGCGTCGGTGACCGTCCCGCGCGCCTCGAAGTTCTGGTCCTCGGCCTCGGCGTCGCCGATCACGAACTGGACGCCGTCGCCGGCGGAACCGGTCGTGCTGATGGCGATCTCGGCCGTCTCGCCCTGGCGGACCGTGGTGAGCGACTCCTCGAAGGAGGGGTCGGGGCCGTCCGCCCCACCGGCAGCGACGACGCCGGCCAGCGGACCCGTGACCAGCGTCGCGACGAGGAGCGCGACGAGAGCGGGCCGCGCACTGCGGCGCACTCGCGCGGAGAGTCGGCCGTCGAGGCGGGTCATTCGACCGCCTCCGCGGGGCGGGCGCGGGCGTCACGGGGCTGTCTGCGGGCGATACGTCCGTCGTGGAGGCCGGTCGCGGGCGACCGGTCAGGGTGGCGGTCGTCTGTCATCGCACTCGGATCGTCGGTCGGTACACAAATACCACTCCCGTAAGCTTCAACCTGGCTTTGAGCGGCGTCGGGCCGCTCCGTCGACGGTCCGTCGCCACGGTCCGTTCCTGCGTCGCGGGTACACACGACCGTTGGCCCTTTTACCGTGGATCCCCAAGTCGGACCGATGGCAAACCTCGAACTGTACGAACTCGAAGGCTGTCCCTACTGCGCGAAGGTCACGAGCAAGCTCGACGAACTCGATCTGGACTACGAGTCGCACATGGTCCCCCGGTCCCATTCCGAGCGGATCGAGGTCGAAGACGTGAGCGGCCAGACGGGCGTCCCCGTCCTCGTCGACCCCGAAAACGACGTCGAGGGCATGCCCGAGAGCGACGACATCGTCGAGTATCTCGAAGAAGAGTACGGCAGTTAGAATCTCTATCGGCCGTTTTCGGTCCGTTCGCCGCTACAGATAGTCGACCGACTGCCCGGCGAGGTCGTCGAAGCCGTTGCGTTCGTGTGACCACTCGAAGACGTCGGCGTCGCGGCGCTCGGCGAGGAAGTCGACGATGCGCTCGCCGACCGACTCGCCGTAGAGGTCGGGACCGGACTGCAGGCGCTCGCGCACGGCGTCGGTCTCCAGGGCGTGAGTCACCGTCTCGTGGACGAACTCGCCGGAGACCGGCGGGACGAGCAGGTTCGTCTCGGCGTCGAAGACGGTCTCGGGCCGGTCGGTGTTGAACCGGACGGTGAGACAACAGGCCTCGTCGATGTAGTTCAGTTCCTCCTGCATGCTGCCCGAATCGGTCAGTTCGGCGAGACACTGCCCGGAGCGGAGGAACTCGTAGACGTGGGCGTGTTTCTTCCAGAGACCGGTGAACAGGAAGTTGTCGCGCTCGTCGGCCAGCCGCTGGAGCCGGTCGCGGTAGCCGTGGCGTTCCAGCGCGTGGCGCGTGGCGTTCAACTCGACGAAGTTGACGTTGTAGCCGTCCTCGACGAGGGCGACCACGCCCTCGACGAGCGCCGTGAACCGTCCGGGCAGGAGGTTCGCGCGGCGGTGGATGTCGACGCGGATCCAGTCGTCCCGTTCTTCGAGGACGGGGTAGACGTCGAAGACGCTCTCGCCGTCGTGGTCGGCCTTCATCTCGATGGCGTCGACCACGGAGTTGCCAACAACGGGGACGCGCTCGTCGCCGTTGACTTCCTGCGGGTAGCCCTCGGATTCGAGGTGGTCGCGGTTGAGTTCGACCGGCGCGAACTGGTAGCGGGCGGCCGCCGAGCCGACGAAGGTGTCGTACTGCTCGGGGAACGGCTCGGTGCGGTCGACCGACCACTCGCCGTCCCACTGGGCGTCGACGAGGGCGGCCGGGTCGGGGTAGTTGCCCTCGTGAGCATCGGGAACGGCGCCGTAGTCTGGAGCCATCGCGCGCAGGCCGGCCTCGTTGTGAGCCACTTGCTGGTTGGTGGCGAACAGCCAGGCCTGGGGGAAGATAGCGGCGGCGTGGGTGTCGCCGTGGACCAGCGGGAGGACGGTGGTATCGGGCCACTCGTCGAGGCGCTCGGCCAGCTGGCGAACGGCGAGCATGGTCTGGGCGGTCTTCTCGCTCAGGTCGCCGCGGATGCCCAGGTCGGCGGCGATGGCCGGTTCGAGGTCGTACTCCTCGAGACCGTGGCCGAGCAGGTCGTCGTAGTGCTGGCCGGTGTGGACCACGAAACAGGGCAGCCCGCGCTCGCGGGCGGCGGCGACGACCGGCGCCTGCTTGTAGAAGTCGGGTTTGGTCGCGGTGACGACCGCGAGGACGAACTCGCCCCGATCCATCTCGGCGGCGAGGCGGTCGTCGTAGATCGTCGGGTCGGCATCCATACCCGTCCTCCAGTCGGGGACCGCTTGTCGGTTTCCATGTCTGTCCGGCGGCCCGTCCGCGGGGAGCCGTCCACGGAGGCCCGTCCGCGGCGGTCGTCGGCCCCGTCGTGGCGCCGGCGACGGCCGGTCAGGCGTCGGGGTCCGGGTCGAATATCTCGGGGTTCTCCTCGCCCTCGACGCCGACGACGGCCATCGCGCCCTTGCGGGCGACCCGCGAGAGGGCGTGGTCGACCAGCTTGATCGGGCCGGGAACGGGGAACTGCATCGTGGCGATGGCGGTGCTGCCGGGCTGGACCGGCGTGGTCTGGATGTTCCGCTGTGGTCGGCCGCCCAGGCCACCTTGGGGGTACACCTCGTCCCAGACGCTCCCGATAGGGTGGAAGGAGCTGGCGAGGTTCGGACCGCCGACGCAGTAGTACACCCGAGCGGTCTCGCCCGTCTCGGCGGCCATCGCGCCGTAGTTGTCCGGCGTGACGGCGTACTTCTCGCCGTTGATCAGCACGTAGGTGGGCTCCTCGCGGGCCATCGCGCCCATGTCGAAGGTGTGGTGGCCCTCCTGGCCGGTCTCGCCGTCGGTGTACACCTCGTGCTGGCCGAGGTAGAACTCGCGGTCCACCTCGGGGAGGCCCTCCTCGGGTTCGACGAGGACGATGCCGAACATCCCCGAGGAGATGTGGTAGTCCATGTTGGCGACGGCGCAGTGATAGATGAAGGCGCCGGGGTAGGTGACCTTGAAGCGGACCCGCTCGGTCTCGCCGGGAGCGACGTTGGTCGCCTCGGCGCCGCCGCCCGGGCCCCGCACCGCGTGCAGGTCGACGTTGTGGGGCATGCGGTTGTCCTCGGCGCTGCGGACGGTGAGATCGACGGTGTCGCCGACGCGGGCGCGGATCATCGGCCCCGGGATCTGCCCGTCGAAGGTCATGTACTCGAAGGTGACGCCCGGTTCGATCTCGGCGGTCACCTCCCGCGTGGTGAGTTCGGCCTCGACCGTGGCCGGTTCCGACCGGTCGACGGGGTCGGGGATCGCCGTCGGGTCGGCGGCGACCCGGTCGACCGTCGGCTCCTTCGGGGCGTCGAGCGACCGCGGGGCGCTGTCGACCTCGGTGACGGTGACCCTGTCGTCGGGGATCTCGCCGGCACAGCCGGCGACGGCCGCAGCGCCCGCCGCGGCGCCGGTCTTCAGGAACGTTCGACGGGTGGATTTTCGGGTCATGGCCGGTTCACATCCGGACGTGAGTTGACCGCACGGATAAGGGGGACGCGGGTTCTCGCCCCGAGAGCGGCGGGCCGAACACGTTCGCCGCCGGGCGGCGGCGTTCCCAGCCTCCGGGAACGCCCGAGGGAGGTTATTTGCAGAAGGCGGCAACGGACGTGTATGAGCACGGACGACGGTATCGACGAGGGGCGGCGGAGCGCTATGAAGACCCTCGCTATCGGGGCGACGGTCGGCGGGCTGGCCGCGGCGGGCGCGCGGCCGGCGGCCGCCCAGTCGACGGACCTGACCGACTGGTTCTCGAACGTGGGCAACGCCGACGGCGTCGTCGACGAGACCGGGAGCGACGAGGTGACCGTCGAGGTCGGCGTCCAGGCCAACAACGGCGCGTTCGGGTTCGGGCCCGCCGCCGTCCGGGTCGACCCCGGGACGACGGTCGTCTGGGAGTGGACCGGCGAGGGCACGCCCCACAACGTCGTCGCCGAGGACGGCAGCTACGAGAGCGACATGATCAGCGAGGCCGGCGCCACGTTCACCCACACCTTCGAGTCGGCGGGCGTCTCGAAGTACTACTGTGGTCCCCACCGGACGATGGGGATGAAAGGCGCCGTCGTCGTCGGCGACGCCGACGTGACGGTCTCCGCCGGGAGTTCGACGGCGACGCCGGCCGGCGGGAGCGCCACCGGGAACGAGACCAGCGGGAGCGGTTCCGGCGGCGACTTCGTCGAACCCGACTACGAGGGCTGGTTCGACGGCGTCGGCAACTACGACGGCACCGTCGACATGACCGGCCAGGACGAGGTCACCATCGAAGTAGGCACCGAGGGCAACGGCGGCCCGTTCGCGTTCGGGCCCGCGGCGGTGCGGGTCGACCCCGGGACGACGGTCGTCTGGGAGTGGACCGGACGGGGCGGCTCACACAACGTCGTCGGCGAGAGCCACGACTTCGAGAGCCCGATGCAGGGGTCGGAGGGCGACAGCTACGCCCTCGAACTCGACGGCGAGGGCGTCGTCACGTACGCCTGCACGCCCCACGAGGCCGCCGGGATGAAAGGCGCCGTCGTCGTCGGCAACCCCGCCGCGGCGAGCGGCGGCGACGCGGGGATCGACCTCTTCGAGACCTCGCTGTGGGGCCTGGCCGGCGCCATCGTCGCCGCGCCGTTCGTCGCCAGCCAGATCGTCGCCAGTCGACGGGCGAGCGACGACGACGAGCGTCGCCGCGGGCCGCACCAGCCCGCGGACTGAGCGCCGCTGGGCGGCGCGGTGCGGTACCGGACGGACTCGAAAAACGGACGGCCTACGCCGAACTGCCTTCGATGTCGGCCCGTTCGCGGATGATGTCCCGGAGTTCGTCGGCCTCCCGGATGTCCTCCATCTCGCTTTCCTCGACGATTGCGGTGCCCTCGACTGACTTCCTGGTCGCGCGCTCGACGACGTACACCGACCGCGTCCGGGTGACCCTGCCAACAGAGGACATGATACGGGCGCGCTTCTCCGCGGTCTTGGTGAGTTCGGAGTGGCCGGTCAGCATCTCCTCCTCGCGGCGCTCGTTCTCGCTGACCGTCTTGAACGGGGCCCTGTCGGTGGGGTGGACGTCGAAGCCGACCCGTGTGAGGACGGCGACGATGGGTTCGTCTTCGGGGTCGACCTCGGGGTCCTCGGGCGTCTCCTCGTCTTCCCGTACTTCGTCGGCGCCGTCGAGGACCTCGACGGGAGAGGTGAGCGGTGCGTCGAAGAGTTCCTGCAGCTGGCTGGCGACCTCGACGGAGGCGTCCATGCCGTCCTCGTACTTCGAGACCGTCCGTCTGGAGACGCCGAGTTCGTTGGCGAGCCGGCCGAGCGACCAGTCCCGGTCCTCGCGGGCGTCGGCGAGCACTTCGCTCTCGATGTTGACGTAGAGGCCGCCCGGCGCCGCGTAGATGAGCGGCGGGACCTCCTCGACGAACAGATCCATGGCGGTGTCGGGCGAGAGCACCGGGACGCCGTGGCGGAAGTAGGTGACGCCCGGTTTGAGTTCCTCGTCTCTGGTTCGCAGGCCGATGACCATCGGCGTGGCGCCGAGGTAGGTTCCCAGCCGGCGCATCTCGGCGCCGGTGTGACCGTCGAAGGCGTCGATGTTGCCGAGGATCTTCACGAGGAGGACCTCCTCCCCGCGGCGGGCCGCGACGTCGAAGCTCTTGGGCCGGATGGCACAGCGTTCGCTCACCACGAAGCCCGCGTCCTCCAACATCGCGGTGACGTTGCCGACCAGTGCCGACCGTGACATGGTGAGAGGTAAGTAGGTCTTGGCATATATGCGTTGTGCCCCCGCAGACTCCGCGTGCGCCCCGTTTTTTCACGCCGACCGATAGATTGATATAGAATTTCTCGGTCGAAACCCGTTTGCCCGCGGTCGCGTAATGGCCGCTGTGACCGTCATCGGGCTCGACGACACGGATTCCCGCGAGCGCGGGATGTGTACCACCTTCGTCGCCGCAACCCTCGCCGAGCGCGTCGAGGCGGCGGGGGCGAGCGTCGACCGGCGCGTCCTCGCGCGACTCAACCCCGGCGTCGAGCACAAGACTCGCGGCAACGCCGCGCTCGCCGTCCACACCGACCTCGACCCCAAGCGCGCGCGCGAACTCGCCGTCGAACACCTCGACCTGGCGGAGACGGCGGACCCGCGGACCAACCCCGGCGTCGTCGTCGCGCCGGGGGAGCCGAGCGCGGTCCCCGACGCGGTGGCCGCGTTCGCCCGCGACGCCGTCCGCGACTACCACGACATCGACGACGCCGTGGCGCTGGCCGACCGGGCGGGCTACGAGCACGCCCACGCCGGCAACGGTCGCGGCCGCATCGGCGCGCTGGCCGCCGTCGGGGCCTGGCGCGCGTTCGACGACTGGACCTGCGAGTGCATCTCCTACCGCGAACGCGACCGCTGGGGGACCGACCGGGAGGTCGACCGCGAGAGCGTCTTCGCCGCCGCCGACGCGGCCTCCCCCGACGCCTGGGACACCGTGGACCGGGGCGAGGGCTACCCCGTCTGCGTCCCGCGGACGCCGTGTCCGATCCTCCACGGTATCCGCGGCGACGACTCCAGTACTGTGCGCGGCGTCGCCGAAGCGATCGACGGCGAACCGGTCGCGAGCCGCGCGCTGTTCGTCACCAACCAGGGCACGGACGCCCACCTCCGCCGCGTCGACGGGTTCGCGGACGCCTCGGAGGGGCGAGCCTACCGGGTCGACGGGAAGGTCGTCGCCGAGCCCGAGACGCGCGAGGGCGGCCACGTGTTCGCCGCCCTGCGGAGCGCCGACGGCGAAACCGCCGAGGTCGCCGCGTTCGAACCCACCAAGCGGTTCCGCGACCGCGTGCGGGCGCTCCGCGTCGGCGACCGGCTGACCGTCTGCGGCGAGGTGAGCGACGGGACGCTGAAACTGGAGAAGTTCGCCGTCCGGGAGCTGGTGCGAACCGAACCGGCCAATCCGGAGTGTCCCGACTGTGGCCGCTCGATGGGCTCGGCGGGCGCCGGTCAGGGCTACCGCTGTCGGGACTGCGGGACGAGCGCCGACGGGAAGGTCGCGGTCCCCGTCGAGCGCGACATCGAGCGCGGCTGGTACGAGGTGCCGCCCTGCGCCCGGCGACACGTCGCGAAACCGCTCGTCCGCGGCGGCTTCGACGCGCCCGTCCACCCCGAGCGGTAGGCTCCGTTCGCGACCCGGCGGCGTCGGCGACCGGAGCTACCCCGCGAACTCCGACTCCAGCCAGTCGAACTGCGATTCGAGTTCGTGGCGGCGCTGTCGCTTGATCACGGTGGCGTCGAGGATCTGCCCGACGAGCGCTACGTCGAGTTCGAAGTCGGTGGTCGCCGTTATCTCCGAGCCGCCGTCGACGGGCTCGACGCGGTAGGCGGTGTCCATGGTCTCGAAGAAGCCGTCGGCCTGCTCGTAGGCCAGGTCGGCCCCCGTGTCGACGAGTCGCAGGTCGAGCGTCACGGTCGCGAGCCCGACCTGGTTCTCCAGGTGCATGTCGTCGCCGTCGACGGTCACCTCGGTGAACCCCGCGGCGAGCATGAACACCTCCAGATCGTCCATCGCGGCGCGCACCTGTTCGGGCGGGGCGTCGACCCGTCGCGAGACCGTGACCGTCTGCATACGCGCCCGGACTCGCCCCAGCCCCGTCAGTGTCACGCCGCACCGGTTCGGCGCGACCGAGAGCCGCGACGGCGGTGACCGGCCGCCCGCCGAGACTCCCGCACGGCGACGAGCCACCCGAACGTCTTCGGGGCAACGCGCTCGCCCGCGGACCCGCAAGTACGGGTATGGCCAGCGACGTACCGAGGGAGGCGACGCGAACGCTCGACGCCCGGGAGATCGACGGCGAACCGTTCGGCGACATCGTGGCCGCGCTGGAGGACCTCCCCGCGGAGGGCACGCTCGAACTCGTCAACAGCTTCGAGCCGGAGCCGCTGTACGGCGTGCTCGACGACCGCGGGTTCGCCCACGAGACCGAGCGCGTCGCCGACGACGAGGTCCGCGTCTACATCAGCCGCGCCGATTGACATCCTCCCCGCGACCGCGCCCGAACCAGTTCGGGGCGACTCATAGCCCGACGGCGACCCAAGCCGGGGTATGGTCAACGTTCCGTCGCCGTTCGGCGGGAGCGACGACACCTTCGACGCCTACGACGAGTTCGTCCCGGGACACGCGCCGGCGCCCGGGCAGTTCCTCGACGGCCACGACGTGCTCGACGGGCGACGCCACCTCGCCGTCCACCGGCTGGCCCGCGAGCTGTTCGAGGCGCGGGCGGTGTACGACATGACCTTCGGCTACAACCTCGCGCGGCTCAACAACGACCGGCGCCACCCCGACGCGGGGTATCGCTACGCCGTCGAACGGGCCGAGGCGGTCGACGACGACCTGCCGGCGCCCGACGGTGCGGCCGAGGGGGCAGACGGCGACGCGGTGCGCGTCCTGCGCGCGGAGTTCACGCCGACGACCGCCTTCTGCCCGCAGAGCGACACGCTCACCAGAGGGTCGCTGCGCGCGTGGAACGGCCTGGCCGACCGCCACGAGTTCGACCTCGTGCGCGTCCGCGTCGCGCCGATGCACCAGCGCGCGACCGAGATCGACGC
The window above is part of the Halosimplex rubrum genome. Proteins encoded here:
- a CDS encoding transcriptional regulator, encoding MSRSALVGNVTAMLEDAGFVVSERCAIRPKSFDVAARRGEEVLLVKILGNIDAFDGHTGAEMRRLGTYLGATPMVIGLRTRDEELKPGVTYFRHGVPVLSPDTAMDLFVEEVPPLIYAAPGGLYVNIESEVLADAREDRDWSLGRLANELGVSRRTVSKYEDGMDASVEVASQLQELFDAPLTSPVEVLDGADEVREDEETPEDPEVDPEDEPIVAVLTRVGFDVHPTDRAPFKTVSENERREEEMLTGHSELTKTAEKRARIMSSVGRVTRTRSVYVVERATRKSVEGTAIVEESEMEDIREADELRDIIRERADIEGSSA
- a CDS encoding halocyanin domain-containing protein gives rise to the protein MSTDDGIDEGRRSAMKTLAIGATVGGLAAAGARPAAAQSTDLTDWFSNVGNADGVVDETGSDEVTVEVGVQANNGAFGFGPAAVRVDPGTTVVWEWTGEGTPHNVVAEDGSYESDMISEAGATFTHTFESAGVSKYYCGPHRTMGMKGAVVVGDADVTVSAGSSTATPAGGSATGNETSGSGSGGDFVEPDYEGWFDGVGNYDGTVDMTGQDEVTIEVGTEGNGGPFAFGPAAVRVDPGTTVVWEWTGRGGSHNVVGESHDFESPMQGSEGDSYALELDGEGVVTYACTPHEAAGMKGAVVVGNPAAASGGDAGIDLFETSLWGLAGAIVAAPFVASQIVASRRASDDDERRRGPHQPAD
- the nirK gene encoding copper-containing nitrite reductase, producing the protein MTRKSTRRTFLKTGAAAGAAAVAGCAGEIPDDRVTVTEVDSAPRSLDAPKEPTVDRVAADPTAIPDPVDRSEPATVEAELTTREVTAEIEPGVTFEYMTFDGQIPGPMIRARVGDTVDLTVRSAEDNRMPHNVDLHAVRGPGGGAEATNVAPGETERVRFKVTYPGAFIYHCAVANMDYHISSGMFGIVLVEPEEGLPEVDREFYLGQHEVYTDGETGQEGHHTFDMGAMAREEPTYVLINGEKYAVTPDNYGAMAAETGETARVYYCVGGPNLASSFHPIGSVWDEVYPQGGLGGRPQRNIQTTPVQPGSTAIATMQFPVPGPIKLVDHALSRVARKGAMAVVGVEGEENPEIFDPDPDA
- a CDS encoding BGTF surface domain-containing protein, whose product is MTRLDGRLSARVRRSARPALVALLVATLVTGPLAGVVAAGGADGPDPSFEESLTTVRQGETAEIAISTTGSAGDGVQFVIGDAEAEDQNFEARGTVTDADGDGTVLVRFDTAAVDEGGPESYLTVAGDDAIENRTERAGTDDPLAPTAYDLTLGDPADPTAIGTLALMRADERSNGGDGDGSDGTATPRPLHDGTTIDTNGDGRVVVDAAAQQSITGETTLDPGTALSIRVTSRSSKSPFLMQVETAVDDDGAFSAPADFSSVPVGTAFEVTVRGDDETLAEAYGRVADCEGECPTATAGSGSDGEESTATPLDAGEINVRSVVQVAQDDVARVPVTFGDADALTVTLGDEAAVNYETSAVIRDTNGDGRAVVVVRTGAADDADRPVLAVAEAGETRPANVTSETTLDGSLDPFEYDISVSAGATPAGGEPDAIGTLVVAADDGSAGGDGATATADDPPANPAGPNGATVAADGGSGSALTGLAALAVGGLIAFGGVAVFLGFVRN
- a CDS encoding UDP-N-acetyl glucosamine 2-epimerase, translated to MDADPTIYDDRLAAEMDRGEFVLAVVTATKPDFYKQAPVVAAARERGLPCFVVHTGQHYDDLLGHGLEEYDLEPAIAADLGIRGDLSEKTAQTMLAVRQLAERLDEWPDTTVLPLVHGDTHAAAIFPQAWLFATNQQVAHNEAGLRAMAPDYGAVPDAHEGNYPDPAALVDAQWDGEWSVDRTEPFPEQYDTFVGSAAARYQFAPVELNRDHLESEGYPQEVNGDERVPVVGNSVVDAIEMKADHDGESVFDVYPVLEERDDWIRVDIHRRANLLPGRFTALVEGVVALVEDGYNVNFVELNATRHALERHGYRDRLQRLADERDNFLFTGLWKKHAHVYEFLRSGQCLAELTDSGSMQEELNYIDEACCLTVRFNTDRPETVFDAETNLLVPPVSGEFVHETVTHALETDAVRERLQSGPDLYGESVGERIVDFLAERRDADVFEWSHERNGFDDLAGQSVDYL
- a CDS encoding SRPBCC family protein yields the protein MQTVTVSRRVDAPPEQVRAAMDDLEVFMLAAGFTEVTVDGDDMHLENQVGLATVTLDLRLVDTGADLAYEQADGFFETMDTAYRVEPVDGGSEITATTDFELDVALVGQILDATVIKRQRRHELESQFDWLESEFAG
- a CDS encoding DUF2249 domain-containing protein; this encodes MASDVPREATRTLDAREIDGEPFGDIVAALEDLPAEGTLELVNSFEPEPLYGVLDDRGFAHETERVADDEVRVYISRAD
- a CDS encoding glutathione S-transferase N-terminal domain-containing protein, whose amino-acid sequence is MANLELYELEGCPYCAKVTSKLDELDLDYESHMVPRSHSERIEVEDVSGQTGVPVLVDPENDVEGMPESDDIVEYLEEEYGS
- a CDS encoding tRNA(Ile)(2)-agmatinylcytidine synthase, with product MTVIGLDDTDSRERGMCTTFVAATLAERVEAAGASVDRRVLARLNPGVEHKTRGNAALAVHTDLDPKRARELAVEHLDLAETADPRTNPGVVVAPGEPSAVPDAVAAFARDAVRDYHDIDDAVALADRAGYEHAHAGNGRGRIGALAAVGAWRAFDDWTCECISYRERDRWGTDREVDRESVFAAADAASPDAWDTVDRGEGYPVCVPRTPCPILHGIRGDDSSTVRGVAEAIDGEPVASRALFVTNQGTDAHLRRVDGFADASEGRAYRVDGKVVAEPETREGGHVFAALRSADGETAEVAAFEPTKRFRDRVRALRVGDRLTVCGEVSDGTLKLEKFAVRELVRTEPANPECPDCGRSMGSAGAGQGYRCRDCGTSADGKVAVPVERDIERGWYEVPPCARRHVAKPLVRGGFDAPVHPER